One stretch of Schistocerca nitens isolate TAMUIC-IGC-003100 chromosome 11, iqSchNite1.1, whole genome shotgun sequence DNA includes these proteins:
- the LOC126212666 gene encoding uncharacterized protein LOC126212666 — MNGKCPAEMKVTVHESGTYQVHFVSTHIGHKQDLTHLPLSQKDRETIATDIAMGLPYDKVLDNVRTSLQDSDLQRIHLTTKQDLYNIAASYNLSSKSVRHKNDAISVEAWVKEMNESENPSVLFYKPQDSTSEHQELRSEDFVLVIMNRAQREMLSKYGEDCICIDGTHGLNGYDFEVTTLLVLDDLRQGFPCAFLISNRKDADVLSIFLQYVKSQVGPICPNVFMSDLAESYSIAWNRTMGAPKMRLYSTWHVDRAWKTNIKRKISDLDKRNEVYRLIKSVSMLRNVSMFQESLQKALQKLSSDPDTSEFASYFKTHYEGNVECWAYCHRMYAGLNTNMHVESMHRTLKEIHGNARQIKRLDKGISTLMSLVTAKMFDWLIANVKGKVTSKVQDIRNKHKTSLLMDKDLITEVDGGWEVPSTSSSEVYIVKDNRVNCECKLKCSDCNVCIHRYYCTCMDYSIRFNMCKHIHTVCRDDSVGENPLQSLELLGTDVDATSERAAILAEVSTKYVSKTPKSLLEGRQKLISEFSNIVSGMSETELQLAKKTVLSLKANVGAVRARNSYFKQTDKGQKRKLIPQQRLFSTKKKTARNISLAVPNAEERCEVVKSLLNEGMYQFSSY; from the coding sequence atgaatggaaagtgCCCTGCAGAGATGAAAGTAACTGTGCACGAAAGTGGAACATACCAAGTACATTTTGTGTCGACCCACATTGGTCATAAACAAGATTTAACGCACCTGCCCCTGAGTCAAAAAGACCGGGAAACCATAGCAACAGATATTGCAATGGGACTTCCGTATGACAAAGTTCTAGATAACGTACGGACAAGTTTGCAGGATTCGGACTTGCAGAGAATCCATTTGACTACCAAGCAAGACTTATATAACATTGCAGCAAGCTATAACCTCTCCTCCAAGTCGGTCAGACATAAAAATGATGCAATCAGTGTCGAAGcttgggtaaaagaaatgaacgaaagtgagAATCCGTCTGTGTTATTCTATAAACCACAAGACTCGACTAGTGAACATCAAGAACTGAGGAGTGAGGATTTTGTATTAGTGATAATGAACAGAGCACAACGcgaaatgttatcaaaatatggAGAAGACTGTATCTGTATTGATGGAACCCATGGGCTTAACGGGTATGATTTCGAAGTGACCACTCTCTTAGTACTGGATGATCTCAGGCAAGGATTCCCATGTGCATTTCTAATTTCGAACAGGAAGGACGCCGATGTTTTAAGTATATTTTTGCAGTACGTAAAATCACAGGTTGGACCAATTTGCCCGAATGTATTCATGTCTGATTTGGCAGAGTCATACAGTATTGCATGGAACAGGACAATGGGTGCTCCTAAGATGAGACTCTATAGTACCTGGCATGTGGACAGAGCATGGAAAACTAATATCAAGCGGAAAATTTCAGATCTGGATAAAAGAAATGAGGTGTATcggctcattaaatcagtgtcaatgctgagaaatgtaagtatgtttcaggaatcactgcaaaaagcactgcagaagctcagtagtgaccctgacacatcagaatttgcttcatacttcaagacacactatgagggaaatgtggagtgttgggcctactgtcacagaatgtatgccggtctcaataccaacatgcatgtggagagtatgcataggacgttaaaggaaatacatggtaatgcaagacagataaaacgactggacaaaggcatatctacactaatgtccctagttacagccaagatgtttgactggcttatagcaaatgtaaaagggaaggttacaagcaaagttcaagacattcgtaataaacacaaaactagtttgttaatggacaaggacctcatcactgaggtagatggtggttgggaagtgccatccacatcatcttcagaggtctacattgttaaagataacagagtcaactgtgagtgcaaattaaaatgtagtgattGTAATGTGTGCATACATAGGTATTACTGTACATGTATGGATTACAGTATTAGATTCAATATGTGTAAGCACATTCACACTGTTTGCCGAGATGACAGCGTCGGTGAAAATCCCCTGCAAAGTCTAGAGTTACTGGGTACTGATGTTGATGCCACCAGTGAGAGAGCAGCAATATTAGCTGAAGTaagcacaaaatatgtttcaaaaacaccaaaatctttgttagaagggagacagaagcTTATTTCAGAGTTTTCCAATATTGTCAGTGGAATGTCTGAGACTGAACTTCAGTTGgccaaaaaaactgtgttatccTTAAAGGCAAATGTAGGAGCAGTTCGAGCCCGAAACAgttatttcaaacaaacagataagggccagaaaagaaagctaataccACAGCAGAGGCTGTTTTCTACCAAGAAGAAAACAGCACGTAATATTTCTCTGGCTGTTCCAAATGCTGAAGAAAGATGTGAAGTAGTAAAATCTCTTCTGAATGAGGGTATGTATCAATTTTCAAGTTATTGA